From Watersipora subatra chromosome 2, tzWatSuba1.1, whole genome shotgun sequence, one genomic window encodes:
- the LOC137387669 gene encoding uncharacterized protein has product MEEYFTRAIVILYTTSYISAVTNYAYVGPYDICDPELSWHSIPVLPYGQIRSPGYPHPVLHPYHCDITVMVERESWLGIYTSSFSILPSDNCIDSNELVLSSSIGGPAKHFCGVQTGLLYRMYMPSAGSFARLSFKTSGDAESDAVFELHYIIAKAIYNRANISRRVEANNIGHIVSHSEFTDKRTSPGYDTNINASLTLTGFRPGSNIKLDLLYFDVYKSAGVSSPCTDYLKIIGAIRPLSDQQIPKLCGQKGTSDSIVKTLVTSGEELTFTFRTSAINNSNRGFLIRYELLLDEMTTPFYTPYSTETTFDEETIPSGQDKRNHTNVNTKISSVKLAQETTPKQSNSEREPTETTTKDTYKNMAKSNRNAQLSPRKQLSYTTEITIGVASLIVVVALVIIVVIAVLRRGRRQSEEGCYSENIFSVRNLPQPYISRETQAGETTEENIYYNDLEVFDEHNRTQDEEENFYHLVEEPSCSNDQISCNGSEPAACELHIDTQSGQLTKESTMSAKNSAELPESLEMVDNDFYTSSDA; this is encoded by the exons ATGGAGGAATATTTCACCAGAGCCATTGTGATTTTATACACAACCAGTTACATCTCTGCTGTCACAAACT ATGCTTATGTCGGCCCTTATGATATCTGTGATCCAGAACTGAGTTGGCATAGTATACCGGTCCTTCCTTATGGGCAAATAAGGAGCCCTGGCTATCCTCATCCTGTTCTCCATCCTTACCATTGTGACATCACAGTAATGGTAGAACGAGAATCTTGGTTAGGGATATACACGAGCAGCTTCTCCATTCTTCCTTCTGACAACTGTATCGACAGCAATGAACTAGTGCTATCAAGCAGCATAGGAGGGCCAGCAAAGCATTTCTGTGGAGTGCAGACAGGACTGCTGTACAGAATGTATATGCCATCAGCTGGCAGCTTTGCTCGTTTGAGCTTCAAGACATCTGGAGACGCAGAGAGCGATGCAGTGTTTGAGCTGCACTACATAA TTGCCAAAGCAATATACAACAGAGCAAACATTTCAAGGAGAGTAGAAGCGAACAATATTGGACACATTGTCAGCCACAGTGAATTTACTGACAAACGCACAAGCCCCGGTTATGACACAAATATCAATGCCTCACTAACTCTGACAGGTTTTCGCCCTGGCAGCAACATTAAACTAGACCTTCTGTATTTTGATGTCTACAAAAGTGCCGGAGTTAGCTCACCCTGTACAGACTATCTTAAAATTATTGGCGCCATTCGACCTCTATCCGATCAACAGATACCCAAGTTGTGCGGTCAAAAAGGTACTAGTGACAGCATTGTAAAAACTCTGGTTACATCTGGAGAAGAACTAACATTTACTTTTAGAACCTCTGCCATCAACAACTCTAACAGAGGTTTCCTTATACGATATGAGTTGTTGTTggatgagatgacaactccattTTACACTCCTTACTCCACAGAGACCACCTTTGATGAGGAGACTATACCTAGTGGTCAGGACAAGCGCAATCATACAAATGTTAATACCAAAATATCTTCAG TAAAACTGGCACAAGAAACAACTCCCAAACAATCAAATTCTGAAAGAGAACCAACAGAAACCACAACAAAAGACACTTATAAAAACATGGCTAAGAGCAATAGAAATGCGCAGCTGTCGCCGAGAAAGCAATTGTCATACACAACAGAGATCACTATCGGAGTCGCATCGCTTATAGTAGTTGTAGCACTGGTGATCATTGTGGTCATTGCGGTCCTTCGACGTGGTCGGCGGCAAAG cgaGGAAGGCTGCTATTCTGAAAACATCTTCTCCGTGAGAAACCTGCCTCAGCCCTATATTTCTAGAGAAACTCAAGCCGGGG AAACTACTGAAGAGAATATATACTACAATGACTTGGAGGTATTTGATGAACATAATAGAACACAGGATGAAGAAGAGAACTTTTACCATCTAGTAGAAGAACCCTCTTGTTCAAATGATCAGATATCCTGTAACGGCAGCGAGCCGGCAGCATGTGAGCTACACATCGACACACAAAG CGGTCAACTTACCAAAGAGAGCACCATGTCTGCTAAAAACTCTGCTGAACTACCAGAAAGCTTGGAGATGGTTGACAATGATTTCTACACATCTAGCGACGCTTAA